One region of Eurosta solidaginis isolate ZX-2024a chromosome X, ASM4086904v1, whole genome shotgun sequence genomic DNA includes:
- the LOC137234296 gene encoding ATP-dependent RNA helicase Ddx1-like: protein MISSGFVSLTHCRFFVLDEADALLKQGYTDLIDRLHKQIPKITSDGRSLQMVVCSATLHAFEVKKMADRLMRFPTWVDLKGEDAVPETVHHVVCMVDPQQDTTWHNLRQHIRTDGVHARDNVQLQNPTPETLSEGVKILKGEYCISAIGLHKMDRAIIFCRTKLDCDNLEKYFKSRGGA from the coding sequence ATGATTAGTAGTGGGTTTGTGTCGTTGACACATTGCAGATTCTTTGTTCTGGATGAAGCGGATGCATTGCTAAAACAGGGTTATACCGATTTAATCGATCGTCTTCATAAGCAAATACCAAAAATTACATCCGATGGGCGTAGTTTACAAATGGTTGTCTGCTCGGCTACACTTCATGCATTTGAAGTGAAAAAGATGGCTGATCGTTTAATGCGTTTTCCTACATGGGTTGATCTTAAGGGTGAAGATGCTGTGCCAGAAACTGTACACCACGTTGTGTGTATGGTCGACCCTCAACAAGATACCACTTGGCATAATCTAAGACAACATATACGAACCGATGGTGTACATGCTCGTGATAATGTACAACTACAAAATCCTACACCAGAAACATTATCAGAAGGTGTTAAAATACTTAAAGGCGAATATTGCATATCTGCAATTGGGCTACATAAAATGGATCGTGCCATTATCTTTTGTCGCACCAAATTAGATTGTGAcaatttggaaaaatattttaaatcgcGTGGTGGagcttga